One region of Triticum aestivum cultivar Chinese Spring chromosome 6B, IWGSC CS RefSeq v2.1, whole genome shotgun sequence genomic DNA includes:
- the LOC123133382 gene encoding MEIOTIC F-BOX protein MOF isoform X2 translates to MTDTSTAEESSKYDEEDRISALPDVILHHVLGFLWADEAVHTCLLARRWRYLWKSMRCILVYDKGWWRKSTHVFLNKFMDCVLLLRDPGSTLDEVHIEYDHLEDDHTWIDLWIDIWIRHALSCQAQVLTVRLSYEVDFCLDGPPVVSRHLRRLELSDVTLKGNFMNFSSCSSLEELYIEDCYLETGRILSQSLKHLTIKGCFSRNDGRIRVTVPNLVSLQLLSFRDCCGNDDHNGNCVLLGGLSHAKSLELTAYPGMLIFRRDLRWCPTFSKLKTLLLNEWCVQPDLRALVCMLEHSLVLENLTLQLCEQGKPTGAVEAEENHSLMEKPAAISGYLKIMKVKCEDIDGRVCKVLKFLIILGMDIIIQRIDG, encoded by the exons ATGACTGACACCAGCACGGCCGAGGAATCATCAAAATACGACGAGGAGGACCGGATCAGCGCCCTGCCGGACGTCATCCTGCACCACGTCCTTGGCTTCCTGTGGGCCGATGAGGCGGTGCACACCTGCCTGCTCGCCCGGCGCTGGCGCTACCTTTGGAAATCCATGCGTTGTATCCTCGTCTATGACAAGGGATGGTGGAGGAAGAGCACTCATGTTTTTCTTAACAAGTTCATGGACTGTGTGCTGCTCCTCCGAGACCCCGGTTCGACTCTAGATGAGGTTCACATCGAGTATGATCATTTGGAGGATGATCATACATGGATAGACCTTTGGATTGACATCTGGATCCGTCATGCTTTGTCATGCCAAGCTCAAGTGCTCACTGTGAGGCTCTCGTATGAGGTGGATTTCTGTTTGGATGGTCCTCCGGTGGTCTCCCGACATTTGAGAAGATTGGAGCTTTCTGACGTGACGTTGAAAGGCAACTTCATGAATTTTTCAAGTTGTTCATCGTTGGAAGAGCTATATATAGAAGACTGCTACTTAGAGACTGGCAGGATCTTGTCCCAGTCTTTAAAGCATCTAACCATCAAGGGGTGTTTTTCCAGAAATGATGGCCGGATTCGTGTTACTGTTCCAAATCTAGTTTCGCTGCAACTCCTATCATTTCGAG ATTGCTGTGGTAATGATGATCACAATGGTAATTGTGTACTTCTTGGAGGTCTGTCTCATGCTAAAAGCCTGGAGTTGACCGCTTATCCGGGAATG CTTATCTTCAGAAGGGATTTGAGATGGTGCCCTACATTTAGTAAGTTAAAGACTTTGTTGCTGAATGAGTGGTGTGTGCAACCTGACCTCCGTGCACTAGTTTGTATGCTTGAACATTCACTGGTTCTCGAGAATCTGACGCTCCAATTGTGTGAG CAAGGAAAACCTACAGGTGCAGTGGAAGCGGAAGAAAACCATAGTTTGATGGAGAAACCAGCTGCTATTTCAGGATACCTGAAGATTATGAAAGTCAAATGTGAAGATATTGATGGTAGAGTTTGCAAAGTTTTGAAGTTCTTGATTATACTTGGCATGGACATTATTATCCAAAGGATTGACGGATAG
- the LOC123133382 gene encoding MEIOTIC F-BOX protein MOF isoform X1 produces the protein MTDTSTAEESSKYDEEDRISALPDVILHHVLGFLWADEAVHTCLLARRWRYLWKSMRCILVYDKGWWRKSTHVFLNKFMDCVLLLRDPGSTLDEVHIEYDHLEDDHTWIDLWIDIWIRHALSCQAQVLTVRLSYEVDFCLDGPPVVSRHLRRLELSDVTLKGNFMNFSSCSSLEELYIEDCYLETGRILSQSLKHLTIKGCFSRNDGRIRVTVPNLVSLQLLSFRGRTPLFESMPSLETAVVEPNNYLEDYCCKGVALECCGICADCCGNDDHNGNCVLLGGLSHAKSLELTAYPGMLIFRRDLRWCPTFSKLKTLLLNEWCVQPDLRALVCMLEHSLVLENLTLQLCEQGKPTGAVEAEENHSLMEKPAAISGYLKIMKVKCEDIDGRVCKVLKFLIILGMDIIIQRIDG, from the exons ATGACTGACACCAGCACGGCCGAGGAATCATCAAAATACGACGAGGAGGACCGGATCAGCGCCCTGCCGGACGTCATCCTGCACCACGTCCTTGGCTTCCTGTGGGCCGATGAGGCGGTGCACACCTGCCTGCTCGCCCGGCGCTGGCGCTACCTTTGGAAATCCATGCGTTGTATCCTCGTCTATGACAAGGGATGGTGGAGGAAGAGCACTCATGTTTTTCTTAACAAGTTCATGGACTGTGTGCTGCTCCTCCGAGACCCCGGTTCGACTCTAGATGAGGTTCACATCGAGTATGATCATTTGGAGGATGATCATACATGGATAGACCTTTGGATTGACATCTGGATCCGTCATGCTTTGTCATGCCAAGCTCAAGTGCTCACTGTGAGGCTCTCGTATGAGGTGGATTTCTGTTTGGATGGTCCTCCGGTGGTCTCCCGACATTTGAGAAGATTGGAGCTTTCTGACGTGACGTTGAAAGGCAACTTCATGAATTTTTCAAGTTGTTCATCGTTGGAAGAGCTATATATAGAAGACTGCTACTTAGAGACTGGCAGGATCTTGTCCCAGTCTTTAAAGCATCTAACCATCAAGGGGTGTTTTTCCAGAAATGATGGCCGGATTCGTGTTACTGTTCCAAATCTAGTTTCGCTGCAACTCCTATCATTTCGAGGTAGGACCCCATTGTTCGAAAGCATGCCATCATTAGAAACCGCAGTTGTCGAGCCGAACAACTACTTGGAGGATTACTGTTGTAAAGGTGTTGCTTTGGAGTGTTGTGGTATTTGTGCAGATTGCTGTGGTAATGATGATCACAATGGTAATTGTGTACTTCTTGGAGGTCTGTCTCATGCTAAAAGCCTGGAGTTGACCGCTTATCCGGGAATG CTTATCTTCAGAAGGGATTTGAGATGGTGCCCTACATTTAGTAAGTTAAAGACTTTGTTGCTGAATGAGTGGTGTGTGCAACCTGACCTCCGTGCACTAGTTTGTATGCTTGAACATTCACTGGTTCTCGAGAATCTGACGCTCCAATTGTGTGAG CAAGGAAAACCTACAGGTGCAGTGGAAGCGGAAGAAAACCATAGTTTGATGGAGAAACCAGCTGCTATTTCAGGATACCTGAAGATTATGAAAGTCAAATGTGAAGATATTGATGGTAGAGTTTGCAAAGTTTTGAAGTTCTTGATTATACTTGGCATGGACATTATTATCCAAAGGATTGACGGATAG